Below is a window of Candidatus Annandia pinicola DNA.
CCAAGCATCACCATTATTAGCTTTTAAAATTTCATAAGGCATTATTTTAATATCACGTTGTACTTCTTCATCACTAAAACGACGTCCTATAAGTCTTTTAATAGCAAATAATGTATTTTTAGGATTAGTAATTGATTGACGTTTTGCTGGTTGACCAACTAAAATTTCTCCATCTTTAGTATAAGCAATAACTGAAGGAGTAGTACGTTCACCTTCAGAATTTTCTAAAACTCTTGCTTGAGCGCCATCCATAATAGCTACGCAAGAATTAGTAGTACCTAAATCAATTCCAATAATTTTACTCATTTAATTCTCCATATAAAATATAAATTAAAATTTATTTATAATATTTAATTATTATAATAAACATTATAAAAAAATATAATTTTTTTTATTAAATTTAAAATTATTTTTATAAAAATTTTAACAAATTATAAATTTTTATTAATAAATAATAATAATCATTAAATAAAAAATAAAATATATATATTATAAATAAATTTTATAATAAAAAAAATAAATATTTTTATTTAAAGTTATTAATTATATAAATAAATTAATTAAAAATATTTTTTAATATAATATATATTAAAAATATTATAATTTTTAATAAAATTAATTTTAATATTATACTATATTATTATTATTTTTTTTATATTAAAATAATTTATATTTTTATAAAATTTATAAAAAATATTATTTTTTTAATATAAATTAATTATAAGTTTAATAAAAAATTTTTTAACAATTTAAAATTATAATCCATTTTATATGAAAGTATAGGTAAATTATTATTTTTTTTTAAATTATAAGGAATTAAAATATTTTTTTTTATAATTAATTCTATATTTTCTTTAAATTTAGCAGGATGAGCTGTTCCTATAAATATTCCACATTCTTTATTTTTAATTTTATTTTTTAAAACATTATAAGCAACAGCTGAATGAGGTTCAGAAATATAATTAAGTGTATATAATTCTACTAAAGATTTTTTAGTATGATAATCAGAAACAACACCATAGTATAAATCATTTAAATTCCAATTGTTTATATTAAATAATTCAATTATTCTAGGCCAATTATTAGGATTATTAATATCCATAGCATTAGATAAAGTATTAATAGTTTTTTTAGGAAGCCATATACCTTTTTCTAAAAAACGGGGTACAGTATCATTTAAATTTGTAGCAATAATAAATTTTTTAATATTTAAACCTAAAGATTTAGCCATCAAACCTGCAGTTAAATTACCAAAATTACCACTTGGAACAGATATTATTAAATCATTTAAACCATAATTATTTAATTTTGCACATGCTTCAAAGTAATAACATACTTGTGCAATTAATCTACTAATATTAATTGAATTAGCTGAGTTTAAATTTAATTTTTTTTTTAATAAAAAATCATTAAATGATTTTTTAACTAATTTTTGACACATATCAAAACTTCCATTTATTGCTATAGTAATTATATTCTTTCCTAAATTACAAAACAATTTTTCTTGTATATAGCTTATTTTACCTTTAGGATATAAAATAACAACTTTAGTATTTTTTTTTTTATAAAATGCATGAGCAACAGCAGCTCCAGTATCTCCAGATGTAGCTGTAAGAATAGTAATATTTTTTTTAAAATTGTTAATATAAGAAATAATATTTGACATAAACCTAGCACCGAAATCTTTAAAAGCTAATGTTGGTCCATGAAATAATTCTAAACAAAATATATTATTAGTTATTTTTACTAATGGTACTGGAAAACAAAAAGATTTTTTTACTATATTATATAATATTGAATAAGGAATTTCATTTCCTATAATTTTATTCAAGATATATGTACTTCTAGAAACAAAATCCATTGATAATAAATCAATAATTTTTTTTTCATTAAAAAAAGGTAACTTTTCTGGAAAAAATAAACCTTGATTACTACCTAAACCAGTTTCTGTCGCTTTTAAAAAATTAATTTTTTCATCTCTATTTTTTAAATTATATAATTTCATTTTTAACTTATTTTACGTACTCCTTTTTTTGATAAACGACATATATGTACAAAACCTTCTTTATTTTTAATATAATATTTATTAAACCAATAGGCTATATTATTAGCTATTTTTTTTTTATCACATATAGCAAATATAGTAGGACCAGAACCAGAAATACCACATGTTAATGCACCAAGTTTTTTTATATTTTCACGAGCTTCTAAAAAATAAGGTAAAAGAATATTTCTATAAGGTTCAGCAATTATATCTTTCATTAAATTTATAGCTAAATATGATTGATTAGTATAACAAGCATGAATAAAACCAGATAAATATCTACTATGATTAATACAATTATTTTTAGAATAATAGGATGGTAATATAGACCTAGATTTAGCTGTAGATAATTTTATTCCAGGATAAGCCATTATCCATAACCAATTATTAAAATTAGGAATACTTTGACTAATAATTTTACCTTCTTTTAAAATTAATTGACAACTACCTAAATAACAAGGTGCAACATTATCATAATGAATACTACCAGATATAAATCCCTCTAATTTCCCCATTAAATTTAATAATGAATTTTTATTAATTGGTGAACCAAAAAAATCATTTATAGCAACAAATCCAGCAACAATTGAACATGCGCTTGATCCTAAACCAGAACTTATTGGCATATTTTTTTCTAATTTTATAGTAATAGGTATATTATATCCTAAAAATTTACAAAAATATTTCCAACATTGATAAAGTATATTTTGTTTATAATTTTTTGGTAAATAATTAACAAATCTACCTTTATAAACTAAATTAAATTTTTTAGATGATTTTATTGTTACACAATCACCTAATAAAGTATTATTTATAGGAGATATTGCAACACCTAATACATCAAAACCAACACCCACATTTCCAATTGAAGCTGGTGCATAAAATTTTACCATTTAATTTTACCTAACTAAACTATATAATACGTAATAAATCAGAAAATACACCAGCAGCAGTCACATTATCACCAGCCCCATAACCACGTATAACCATTGGAATTGGATTATAATATTTACTATATATAACTAATGCATTTTCACCATTTTTAATTTCATATAATGGATTAAATTTATTTATAGCTTTAATTTTAATTTCACATTTTCCATTTGATTTAATAATACCAATAAATCTTAATACTTTATTTTTTTTTTTTATTATATTATAAATATTTTTAAAACCTTTATCTAATAAATATAAATTTTCCATAAATTTTTTTGTATTACTAAATTTATTAAATATTTTTGGTATTATATTATCTATATAAATATCTTTTAATTCTAATATGTAACCAACTTCACGAGCTAAAATCAATAATTTTCTAGCTACATCCATTCCAGATAAATCTTCTCTAGGATCTGGTTCAGTAAAACCCATATCACAGGCCATTTTAGTTGCTTTAGAAAATGATATACCTTCATCTAGTTTACCAAATATAAAAGATAATGATCCTGATAAAATTCCTGAAAAATTTATTATTTTATCTCCTGAATATAATAAATTTTTTAAATTTTCTATTATTGGTAATCCAGCTCCAACATTTGTTTCATATAAAAATTTTATATTATAATTAATTGTATTATATTTTATTTTTTGATAATAATATAAAGAAGATGTATTAGCTTTTTTATTAGCAGTAACAACATTAATTTTTTTTGATAAAAAATTAACATATTCATTAGATATTAAATTACTTGAAGTACAATCTATTATTGTAGGATTAAATAAATTATTTTTTTTTATTAATTCTAATAATATTTTAATATTAAATATATTATAATTTTTATTAAATGATTTTTTCCAATTATTTAAATTTATTCCTTTAATATTTGTTAAAATATATTTAGAATTAGCTATACCACATACTTTTATATTTATATTTTTATTATTTAAAATAATTTGTTGCTGACATATTTGTTTTATTAAAGTTTTTCCTATTATACCGATTCCAATAATAAATAATTCTAAATATTTTTTTTTAAAAAATATATTTTGATGAATTATTTTAATTGCATCATTAATATTACTATTATTTAATAATACTGAAATAACATTTTTAGATAAACCCTGAATATTAGAAACAATATTGATTTTTGATTTTAACAAAGAATAAAAAATATTAGGTAATATATTAATGTTTTTTTTTATATTATCTCCAACTAAAGATAATATAGATAAATTTTTAATTATTTTTAAATAATTTAAAATTTTACTTTTAAATTCTAAACTAAACTCATTTTCTAATATAATTTTAGTTTTATTTATATCTTTGTTAAATATACAAAAAGAAATACTATTTTCAGAATAAGATTGTGTTATTAAATTAATAGGTATTTTTTTACTTGATATTACATTTAATATACGTGATATAATATTAATAATATTACATTTATTAGAACCATAAATATTAAACATAGAAATATCTTTTAAATATGTAATACCCTTAACACAATAATTATTTTTTTTTTTATTTGAACTTATAATGGTTCCATGTGATTTTGGGTTATTAGTATTTTTAATTAAACATGGAATATTATATTTAAACAAGGGTGATATTGTACGAGGATGTAATACTTTAGCTCCAAAATACGACAATTCTATAGCTTCTTTATAAGATATATTTTTTAAAAGAATTGCATTAGTTACTTTTTTAGGATCACATGTATATATACCATCAACATCTGTCCAAATTTCACAACAACTAGCTTTTAAGCAAGCTGTTAAAACTGCAGCAGAATAATCTGAACCATTTCTTCCAAGAACAACTATATCATCATCATAATTTCCAGCAGTAAAACCCGCCATAAGAGTAATATTATTTTTATCTTTATATATTTTATTATTTATTTTATTTTTTATTAAATACCTAGATTTATTAATATCCACTGTTGATTCTAAAATATCACCTGTAGCTTTTAAATATTTAACTGGATTTATAATAGAAATATTATAATTATAAGATTTTAATAATTCACTCATAATTTGAACTGATAATTTTTCTCCTAAACAAATAATTTTTGCATATGTTTTTTTAGGACATTTTTTTAATAAACCTATACCATGTAATATATTTTTTAATTCTTTAAATTCATATTGTAATATGTTAAAAATTTTATTATCATTAAGTTTAATTAAATAATTTTTTAATTCTAAAACTAAATTAAAAAATATTTTTTTTACAATATTTATATAATTATTAATAATTTTATTTTTAATCTTACTTTCTATTATATAAACTAAATAATTAGTAATTTTAGAAGGGGCAGATAAAACAACAAAAATTTTATTTTTTTTGCAACTATTTTTAATAATATTAGCTACATTTAAAAATTTTTGTGCATTAGCTAATGAAGTTCCACCAAATTTTAAAACTTTCATATAAAATTCCTAATTATTAAATTAATTTTATTATATAATATTATAATTTAATTATTAAATTTATTATAATAATTAATTTTATATTATTAAATATTATAATTAATAGATAAAATTAAATTTAATATTATAGCTCCAAAAATAGAATATAAAATTGCAGGAAAAGAAATAAAAAAATAAGAAAAAATAAATATTAATATATCAATTATCATTTGTATATTACCAATTTTTATTTTATACTTATTTTTTATACATAAAGATATAATATTAATACCTCCTAAACTTGAATTATTTTTAAATAAAGAAATTAAACCTATACCAATAAAAATATTACCTAAAAATGTAGTATAAAATTTATTAAATATAATTAATGAAATAAATAATGAATTTATTTTAGTAATAATTGATACTAAAATAATAGAAACAAAAGTTTTAATTGTAAATTCAATACCCATTTTAAATATAGAAAAAAAATAAAATGGTATATTTATTAAAAAAAAAATTATTCCAAAAGATATAGAAAATATATAACTTATAATAAATGCTATTCCAGCAGTACTACCAATTAATGTTCCTGAAGAATGAATTAATGAAATTCCAAAAGATATTATAACACTATTTATAAAAATTATATATATATCTTTTAATATTTTTTTTAAAAAAAAATTAATTTTAATATCTTACCTCTTTTATTACAAATTAAATGTAATTAAATTATTTATTTTATATAATTATCAAATCGTGAAAATATATTATTAAAAATTAATTTTATTTTTCCAATAGGACCATTTCTTTGTTTACTAATTATAATTTCAGCAATATTTTTATTATTATTATTATTATTATATAATTCATCTCTATATATAAACATTATTAAATCAGCATCTTGTTCAATTGAACCTGATTCTCTTAAATCAGAATTTATTGGTCTTTTGTCCAATCTTTGTTCTAATAATCTATTTAATTGTGAAATTGCTATAATTGGCACTTTAAATTCTTTAGCTAAAGATTTTAAAGATCTTGAAATTTCAGAAATTTCTAAATTTCTATTATGAGATAAGGAAGGAACTTTCATTAATTGTAAATAATCAATCATTATTAAACTTAAACCCTTATTTAAATTATATATATCTTTTGTCTTTAGTCTTATTTCATTTGGTGTTAAAGATGAAGAATCATCTATATATAAATTTTTTTTTTTTATTAAAATAGATATTGTATTGTATATACGATTCCAATCTTTTTTATTTAATTGTCCTGTTTTAATTTTTAATTGATCTACCCTTGATAAGGATGATAACATTCTCATAGTAATTTGTTCACTAGACATTTCCAAACTAAATATTAAAACAGGTTTATCATATAAAATAGCAGTATTTTCACATATATTAGTTGCAAAAGTAGTTTTTCCCATAGAAGGTCTTGAGGCTAATATTATAAGATCTGATTTTTGTAAACCTAATGTTTTTTTATTTAAATCATTATAACCAGTATCTATACCTGTAATACCTTTTTTAGATTTTTTAAAAAACTCCTCTATTTTATTTATTGTATTTTCTAAAATATTTTCTATGTTTTTAAGGTTATTATTAAATTTATTATCAATATTAATTTTATAATTATTTATTTTATTTATATTAAATTCTATAAATTTAACAATTTTTTTTAAATTAGTTTTTCTTTTTTTTTTAATTTTTTCAATTATCTTATAAGCAAGGTTAATAATCTGTCTTATTTTAGATTTTTCATATATTATTTTAGCATATGCTTTAATATTTTTTGTACTTGGAGCGTTTTTAGATAATTCAGCTAAATATGCAAAACCACCAATTGAATTTAAAATATTTTTTTTTTCTAAAGATTCTGATAAAGTTATTAAATCTATAGATTTACCTAATTTAAAAAAACTTTTAATTTCACAAAAAATTTTATAATGTGATTTACTAAAAAAATCATTTGAAACTAAATTATTAGAAATTTCATTCCATTTTTTATTATCTATTATTAAACATCCTAATAATAATTGTTCAGCTTCTATTGAATAATAAGATTTGTTATTTTTTAGATTATATTTATTTTTTTTTTTAATAAATTTATAATTTTCCATCATTGTTCTTAATTTATTTTTTTTAAATAATATAAAATTAATTTATTTTTTTAAATAATTTAAAATATTTTAATATAAAAAATATATTAGTATTATTAAATTTTATTTAGTAAAATATAAATAAAAAATATTTAATTTAAATTGGATAATTTAAATAATTATGAAAATACTTGGAATAGAAACGTCATGTGATGATACTGGTATTGCTATATATGATGATTTTAAGGGAATAATTGCTAATAAAACATACAAACAAAATAAAATACATAATTTATATGGTGGTATAGTTCCAGAATTAGCTTCTAGAGCTCATATGAAAAATATATTACCTTTAATTAAAGAAGTTTTTAGAATAGCTAAAATATCATATTATGAGATAGATTGTATTGCTTATACTGCTGGCCCTGGACTAATAGGTTCTTTATTAATAGGAGCTACATTAAGTAAATCATTAGGATTTTCTTGGGGTATACCAATACAAGAAGTAAATCATATGGAGGGACATTTATTAACACCAATGTTGGAAAATAAAAATATTTCATTTCCATTTACTGCTTTATTAATTTCTGGAAAACATACTCAAATAATAAAAGCTATTGATTTAGGTAATTATGAAATATTGGGAAGCTCTTTAGATGATGCAGTAGGAGAATCATTAGATAAAATTGCAAAATTATTAGGTTTAGGATATCCTGGTGGAAAAAAAATATCAGAATTAGCTAAAAAAAACAATTATAAAAATATGAATTTTCCTAAACCAATGGTAAAAAATAATAAAAATTTAAATTTTAGTTTTTCAGGTTTAAAAACATTTGTTATTAATAAAATTAAAGAATTAAATATTAATGATTATAAAATTAAAGCAAACATTGCTTATTCTTTTGAAAAAGCAATAATAGATACTTTAATTATAAAAACTCAAAGAGCTTTAAAAATTACTAAACATAAAAATTTAATTATATCCGGAGGTGTAAGTTCTAATAATAAATTAAGATATAAATTTAATAAAGTATTTAATAAAAAAAAAATTAATACATTTTATCCTAGTTATGATTTATGTACAGATAATGGTGCTATGATTGCTTATGCTGGTATGTTAAATTTTAAAAAAAATAAAAACTTTAAATTTGATCTTAAAATAAATGTAAAACCTAAATGGTTAATATCAGATATAAAATATTAATATTATTATAAAAATTTATTTAAATATAATATACGTTTATTGTTTAAGGCAATATTTATCGATGATTTATCATATTTTTTTTTAATAGCTTCTTTAAAATCAATATTTTTTATTAAATAAAAATATTTATATAAAAAAAAACTATTTGAAAATTTATTTTTTTTTTTATCTTTATGTAAAAAAAATATTATAGACATCATTTTAACTATATATGGTCTATTCCAAGCATTTATTTTATTAAATATATTTATAATATATTTAGAAGATCTATATTTTATATTATCAATATGATCATAATATAAAGTAGATACAATTGCTACGTTAGCTATTTTATTAGGTATTTTAATCCTAGTACATATAGATTTAATTAGTTTAACTTTATTAATTTTAAATTTTAAACAAAAAAGAGCAAATCTAACAGAAACATTAAAAACTGAATTTTTACGTATTTTAAAAATATTAATTATTGCTTTTTCGTTATTTTTATTATATTTTAATTTATTTTTAATTGAATTATATATTTCTGGAAAAGTTTCTTTTAAAGCACCACATTTATTTAAAATATAAAAATAAATATGTGGATTATTTGATATTAAAGCTTTTCTAGTTTCTTTCCATATTCTTTCTGCTTTTATATATTTTAAATCACCTTTTTTTATCATATTTTTCATAAATAATATTGTTTTTTTAGAAACATAAAAATTTAAATGTAATAATCTTGCTGCAAAACTAGCTACTCTAAATATTCTTAAAGGATCTTCTTTAAAAACACTTGAAATGTGTCTTATAACTCTTTTCTTTATATCTCTTAAACCATTACAAGGATCTATAAAATTTCCATACTTATTCATTGCTATAGAATTAATAGTAATATCTCTTCTTTTTAAATCTTCATTTAAAATAGTTTTATTATCGTAATTATTATTAAAATCTATATTTTTTTTTCCAATTTTAGTTTCAATTCTAGCTAAAGAATATTCTTCTTTACTAATAGGATGTATAAAGATTGGAAAAACTTTACCAACTTGAAAATAACCTTTATCAATCATCATTTTTGGAGTAGCTCCTATAACTAACCAATCTCTGTCTCTAATTTTAATTTTTAGAATAAAATCTCTAACTGCTCCACCAACTAAATATTTATTCAATATTATCCTTAGTTATAAATAATTAATATTATTAATTATATTTTTTTTATAATCATAAATATTATATATTTAAAATAAATATAAAACAATATGAAATATTCAGGGCATTTTATTTTTGCTTTATCTACAATAATTATTGTAAATAAAATATATTTTTTTAATAATTTTTGTAAAATTATCTTTTTTAAATCAATATTAGGATGTATTTTTACATGCTTCTTACCAGATTTAGATCATCCTAATTCTATTATTGGAAAGAAATTAAAATATATTTCTATTTTATTTTATAAATTATTTGGTCATAGGGGTTTTACACATAGTATATTATCAATTATTATATTTTATTATATATTAAATTTAATAATTCTATTAAATATAAAAATATCAAATTATTTAATATATTTTATGACAATTGGTTATACTAGCCATATAATAGCGGATATGTTTACTTATCAGGGGGTTCCTTTATTATGGCCATTAAAATGGAAGTTTTCATTTTTTTTATTTAAGAAAAAATATATATATAAAGAAGAAAAAATATGTTTTTTGTTTTTTATATTTTCTATTATTTACTATTATTTATAAAAATAATTAGTATAGTATTTAAGATTTTAAAATATATTAATAAATATATATTAAGTAAAATAAATTTAAAATTATAAAAATATTAATATAATTATAATTAAAAAAAAATTAATTATTTTTTTTTAAAATTTAATTATTAACTACTATTAAAAATTAAAAAAATGGATATAATAATGAAAAAAAAAATTTTTTGTTTATTTTTTAAAAAAATTGATGATTTACAAAAATTTCAAAAATATCCTGGTATTATTGGAAAAATAATTTATAAAAATATATCTGAAAAAGCATGGTCTATGTGGATAAAAAAACAAACTACATTAATTAATGAATATAAATTAAATATGAATAATAAAAATAATATAAAAAAAATTGAAAAATATATGATTACTTTTTTATTTAAGAATAAAAAAATAATTTAAAATTATATAAATTTAAAAATTTTCTAATAAATAATTTGACAATAATTTTCCTTTATTAGTTATATACCAATTATATTTATCTTCTGTAATAAATCCTAATTTAATAGCATTATCAATTTTTTTACGTATTATTTTTTCTTTTATCCCAGTATAATACTCAAAAATATTACGTGAAATTGGTATAAATAATCTAAATCTATTTATAAAAAATTCAATTGGTATTTCTTTTTTTTTAATTTTATTTTTTTTATTTAAATAATCACCAGATAAAAATCTTTTAACATTTTTATTTTTTATAGTTCTAATAATATTACCATTATTTTGTGTTATTTTACCATGTGATCCACATCCTATTCCTAAATAATCACCAAAATTCCAATAATTAATATTATGTTTACATAATTTATTTTTAGAATAAGATGATATTTCATATTGTTTATAACCTGATTTTAAAAGTTTATTATGACCATTTTTAAACATATTCCAGATTATATTATGATTAGGTAATTTAGGCTTTATATAATAAAATAGAGTATTAGGTTCTATGGTAAGCTGATACCATGAAATATGAGGTACTTTAAATTTAATTATTTTATTTAAATCATATTGAGATTCTTTAATATTTTGATTTGGTAATCCATAAATTAAATCAATATTAAAATTTTCAAATTTATTTTTTTTAATTAATTTTATAATATTAATTGTATTTTTAATATTATGAATTCTTCCTAAATTAGATAAATGTTTTTTATTAAAACTTTGAACACCAATTGAAATACGATTTATACCTATTTTTTTATATTCATTTATATTTATATTATATATATCATCAGGGTTAACTTCTATAGTAATTTCTATGTTTTTACTATATTTGATGTAGTATTTTATATTATTTATTAGAAATTTAATGTTATCAATAGACAACAAAGATGGTGTGCCCCCACCTATATAAATAGTATTAATTTTTCTATTATTAATTAATTTAATATCATTTTTTAAATCATTTATTAAATGAGTGATATATTTACTGATATATTTTTTTGAATTTTCATCAATTAAATGTGCATGAAAATCACAATAAAAACATTTCTTTTTGCACCAGGGTATATGCACATATAGGCTTAAAGGTATATTTTTCATAATTATATCGCATAAAATTTTATTAAAATTTTTTTTTTTATAATAAATACCACACATCAGGAAAGAGATTAGCTCCTATGAAGTTTAAAAAATATAATGTAAATATTATTACCATAGCTGAAATATCAATTTCTCCTATTTTAGGAACAAAAAGTCTGCATACTCTTAATATAGGCTCTGTAAGTTCAATAAAAAAATACTCTACTACATTAATTTTTCTATTTATCCAGCTTATTAAAGATCTTATAGTAATATTCCAAAACATTATATATCCATAAGATTTTAATAAAGAAAACATTCCTATGTATAAATATACATAATTAAAATCAAACATATGTGAGTATAAAAAATATAAAAAACAATATTTAGTTATTACTAACATATACATTTTTAATATAATAAAAAAATAAAAATAACTTAAACATATTAATATTTTTTTCCATGGAAAAAATGTAATTTTAGTAAATTTTATTAAAATTATTGATATTGGGTTATAAATATCAGACCTGGCTATTTCCATCCATAATCTCATAAAAAGCAACATAGTATAAGCATCAAGAAAATTTTTTGAAACAAACATCGAAATTATCATGTATACTCTAATTTAAAATTTTAATGAATTAAATAAACTTTATTATAATTATTATTTAAAAAAGAATAATTATATATATATATATAATTATTTATTTAATTTTTAATTCATTATCTTTTTGATAATACTATTTATTATTATCATAAAATAACCTCCTTTTTTTTTTTAATATAATATATTTATTATATTATTAATTTATAAAAAAAAAATATATATATATATATATATATTTATTTATTGTTTTTAATTTATAATATGTTTTCTTTTAAAATAGCTTTCTAATATTACAACCGCAGAAAGAGAATTAATGTCATATTTACTTCTTATTTTTTTTTTGTACATTGATATATTATATATAGCTTCTTTAGTACTTAATCTTTCATCATAAAGATGAACAATAATTTTAAAAATAGAA
It encodes the following:
- the thrC gene encoding threonine synthase, which produces MKLYNLKNRDEKINFLKATETGLGSNQGLFFPEKLPFFNEKKIIDLLSMDFVSRSTYILNKIIGNEIPYSILYNIVKKSFCFPVPLVKITNNIFCLELFHGPTLAFKDFGARFMSNIISYINNFKKNITILTATSGDTGAAVAHAFYKKKNTKVVILYPKGKISYIQEKLFCNLGKNIITIAINGSFDMCQKLVKKSFNDFLLKKKLNLNSANSINISRLIAQVCYYFEACAKLNNYGLNDLIISVPSGNFGNLTAGLMAKSLGLNIKKFIIATNLNDTVPRFLEKGIWLPKKTINTLSNAMDINNPNNWPRIIELFNINNWNLNDLYYGVVSDYHTKKSLVELYTLNYISEPHSAVAYNVLKNKIKNKECGIFIGTAHPAKFKENIELIIKKNILIPYNLKKNNNLPILSYKMDYNFKLLKNFLLNL
- the thrB gene encoding homoserine kinase gives rise to the protein MVKFYAPASIGNVGVGFDVLGVAISPINNTLLGDCVTIKSSKKFNLVYKGRFVNYLPKNYKQNILYQCWKYFCKFLGYNIPITIKLEKNMPISSGLGSSACSIVAGFVAINDFFGSPINKNSLLNLMGKLEGFISGSIHYDNVAPCYLGSCQLILKEGKIISQSIPNFNNWLWIMAYPGIKLSTAKSRSILPSYYSKNNCINHSRYLSGFIHACYTNQSYLAINLMKDIIAEPYRNILLPYFLEARENIKKLGALTCGISGSGPTIFAICDKKKIANNIAYWFNKYYIKNKEGFVHICRLSKKGVRKIS
- the thrA gene encoding bifunctional aspartate kinase/homoserine dehydrogenase I, yielding MKVLKFGGTSLANAQKFLNVANIIKNSCKKNKIFVVLSAPSKITNYLVYIIESKIKNKIINNYINIVKKIFFNLVLELKNYLIKLNDNKIFNILQYEFKELKNILHGIGLLKKCPKKTYAKIICLGEKLSVQIMSELLKSYNYNISIINPVKYLKATGDILESTVDINKSRYLIKNKINNKIYKDKNNITLMAGFTAGNYDDDIVVLGRNGSDYSAAVLTACLKASCCEIWTDVDGIYTCDPKKVTNAILLKNISYKEAIELSYFGAKVLHPRTISPLFKYNIPCLIKNTNNPKSHGTIISSNKKKNNYCVKGITYLKDISMFNIYGSNKCNIINIISRILNVISSKKIPINLITQSYSENSISFCIFNKDINKTKIILENEFSLEFKSKILNYLKIIKNLSILSLVGDNIKKNINILPNIFYSLLKSKINIVSNIQGLSKNVISVLLNNSNINDAIKIIHQNIFFKKKYLELFIIGIGIIGKTLIKQICQQQIILNNKNINIKVCGIANSKYILTNIKGINLNNWKKSFNKNYNIFNIKILLELIKKNNLFNPTIIDCTSSNLISNEYVNFLSKKINVVTANKKANTSSLYYYQKIKYNTINYNIKFLYETNVGAGLPIIENLKNLLYSGDKIINFSGILSGSLSFIFGKLDEGISFSKATKMACDMGFTEPDPREDLSGMDVARKLLILAREVGYILELKDIYIDNIIPKIFNKFSNTKKFMENLYLLDKGFKNIYNIIKKKNKVLRFIGIIKSNGKCEIKIKAINKFNPLYEIKNGENALVIYSKYYNPIPMVIRGYGAGDNVTAAGVFSDLLRII
- a CDS encoding YitT family protein; this encodes MKINFFLKKILKDIYIIFINSVIISFGISLIHSSGTLIGSTAGIAFIISYIFSISFGIIFFLINIPFYFFSIFKMGIEFTIKTFVSIILVSIITKINSLFISLIIFNKFYTTFLGNIFIGIGLISLFKNNSSLGGINIISLCIKNKYKIKIGNIQMIIDILIFIFSYFFISFPAILYSIFGAIILNLILSINYNI
- the dnaB gene encoding replicative DNA helicase, with the translated sequence MMENYKFIKKKNKYNLKNNKSYYSIEAEQLLLGCLIIDNKKWNEISNNLVSNDFFSKSHYKIFCEIKSFFKLGKSIDLITLSESLEKKNILNSIGGFAYLAELSKNAPSTKNIKAYAKIIYEKSKIRQIINLAYKIIEKIKKKRKTNLKKIVKFIEFNINKINNYKINIDNKFNNNLKNIENILENTINKIEEFFKKSKKGITGIDTGYNDLNKKTLGLQKSDLIILASRPSMGKTTFATNICENTAILYDKPVLIFSLEMSSEQITMRMLSSLSRVDQLKIKTGQLNKKDWNRIYNTISILIKKKNLYIDDSSSLTPNEIRLKTKDIYNLNKGLSLIMIDYLQLMKVPSLSHNRNLEISEISRSLKSLAKEFKVPIIAISQLNRLLEQRLDKRPINSDLRESGSIEQDADLIMFIYRDELYNNNNNNKNIAEIIISKQRNGPIGKIKLIFNNIFSRFDNYIK
- the tsaD gene encoding tRNA (adenosine(37)-N6)-threonylcarbamoyltransferase complex transferase subunit TsaD, which translates into the protein MKILGIETSCDDTGIAIYDDFKGIIANKTYKQNKIHNLYGGIVPELASRAHMKNILPLIKEVFRIAKISYYEIDCIAYTAGPGLIGSLLIGATLSKSLGFSWGIPIQEVNHMEGHLLTPMLENKNISFPFTALLISGKHTQIIKAIDLGNYEILGSSLDDAVGESLDKIAKLLGLGYPGGKKISELAKKNNYKNMNFPKPMVKNNKNLNFSFSGLKTFVINKIKELNINDYKIKANIAYSFEKAIIDTLIIKTQRALKITKHKNLIISGGVSSNNKLRYKFNKVFNKKKINTFYPSYDLCTDNGAMIAYAGMLNFKKNKNFKFDLKINVKPKWLISDIKY